DNA sequence from the Brachybacterium avium genome:
CAATGCCATCCTCGGCGTGTCCCTGGCTGTGGCCCGCGCCGCCGCCGACTCCGCAGGGGTGCCCCTGTACCAGTACGTCGGCGGCCCGAACGCCCACATCCTGCCGGTGCCGATGATGAACATCCTCAACGGCGGCTCGCACGCGGACTCCAACGTCGACATCCAGGAGTTCATGATCGCGCCGATCGGTGCGGAGACCTTCTCCGAGGCTATGCGCGTCGGTGCCGAGGTCTACCACGCGCTGAAGGCCGTGCTCAAGGAGCGCGGACTGGCCACCGGACTCGGTGACGAGGGCGGGTTCGCGCCGAACCTCGAGTCCAACCGCGCGGCGCTCGATCTCATCGTCGAGGCCATCGGCAACGCCGGTTACACGGCGGGCAAGGACGTCGCGCTCGCGCTGGACGTCGCGGCCTCGGAGTTCTTCGAGGACGGTGCCTACACCTTCGAGGGCGCTAAGAAGACCTCCGCCGAGCTGGTCGAGTACTACGCCGAGCTGGTGGATGCGTACCCGCTGGTCTCCATCGAGGACCCGCTGGATGAGGACGACTGGGAGGGCTGGAAGGCCATGACCGATCGTCTCGGCGCGAAGATCCAGGTGGTGGGGGACGACCTCTTCGTCACCAACCCCGAGCGTCTCAGCCGTGGCATCGCCGAGGGTTCGGCCAACTCGCTGCTGGTCAAGGTGAACCAGATCGGTTCGCTCTCGGAGACCCTCGACGCCGTGGACCTCGCGCATCGCGCCGGCTTTACCGCGATGATGTCCCACCGCTCCGGTGAGACCGAGGACACCACCATCGCCGACCTCGCCGTGGCCACCAACTGCGGTCAGATCAAGTCCGGCGCCCCGGCCCGCGGCGAGCGCATCGCTAAGTACAACCAGCTGCTCCGCATCGAGGAGGAGCTGGGCGAGGCCGCCCGCTACGCCGGCGCGTCGGCTTTCCCGCGTTTCTCGGCCTGAGTCCTCAGGAACGAGGTTGTAACCTCGTGCCATGAGCAGCAGACGACCGGGCGCCCCGCGATCGACGAGGCGCCCGGTCTCTGCGTCCGGGGGCAGGCGCTCCGGAGCACGGACCACCTCTCGACCGGCCGCCGGCACTCCGCGCGCAGCTGCCGCTAAGGCCTCGCGCGCCCGTGGGCCGGCCGCTGCCTCACGGCCCGCCGCGAGTGCGCAGACCGCACCGGAGGAGGACGGCCCCGGGATTACCATCACCCGGCGCACCCTCGCGCTGGTGGCTCTGCTGGTGATCGCGCTGGCGGCCCTGGTGCCGACGGTCAACACCTATGTCGCGCAGCGGCAGAAGCTCTCCGAGCTGCAGTCCCAGGTCTCCCAGCAGGAGCAGCAGGTCGAGTCGCTGCGCGAGCAGGTGGCCCGTTGGGACGACCCCACCTATGTCGCCGCCCGTGCCCGTGAGCGGCTGCTGTTCGCGATGCCGGGGGAGACCCAGTACCGACTGACCGACACCTCCGGGAGCGATGTCCCGCTCACCGAGGCCGAGCAGGCCGCGGAGGCTGCGAAGGAGGGCGAGTGGTTCTCCGTGCTCTGGGAGAGCGTGGAGGGCTCCAGCCGCCTCACCCCCGAGGACATCCCCGACGAGACCGGCTCGACCGACGACGACGTCTCCGAGCAGAACCCCGCCGACGACACCACCGATCAGGACACCGACCAGTGACCACTCTCGCCCCTCTGCCCTACGAATCCCCAGCCACCGAGCAGGACCACGCGGTGATGCGCACCCAGCTCGGGCGGGAGATGCGGGGTGTGATCTCGATCGCCCGCCGCTGCGCCTGCGGCCGTCCCGCTGTGGTCCGCACCTCGCCGCGGCTCGAGGACGGCACCCCGTTCCCGACCTCCCTCTACCTGACCCTGCCATGGCTCACGCTGGAGATCTCCCGCCTCGAGGCGACCGGTCTGATGGCCGAGCTCACCGCACGGGTCGAGCAGGACTCCGAGCTCGCCGCCGCCTATCGCGACGCCCATGAGCGCTACCTCGCCCGCCGCGCGGAGATCGGCGATGCCGCAGAGGTCCGTCACGTCAGCGCCGGCGGGATGCCCACGCGGGTGAAGTGCCTGCACGCGCTCGCCGGCCAGGCACTCGCCGAGGGGACCGGGACAAACCCGATCGCCGACGAGGTGCTGGTGATGATCGAGGGCGTGCTTCCCGAGCTGCTCTGTCGCTGCGACGACGTCGAGGAGGCATGATGAGCGCCCCCGTCGCCGCGATCGACTGCGGCACCAACTCCATCCGTCTGCTCATCGCCCGCCGTGACGAGGCCTCCGGCACGGTCATCGACCTCGAGCGCCGCCTGGAGATGGTGCGCCTGGGGCTCGGCGTGGACCGCACCGGCCGCTTCGATCCGGTCGCCGTCGAGCGGACGCTCGAGGCGGCACGCCGATTCCGAGCACTGATCGAGCACCACGGCGTGGCCACCCAGGACGTGCGCTTCGTCGCGACCTCTGCCACCCGTGATGCCTCCAACCGCGACCTCTTCATCGAGGGCATCCACGAGATCCTCGGGATCGTGCCCGAGGTGATCAGCGGGCAGGAGGAAGCGGCGCTCTCCTTCCGCGGAGCCGTCAGCACCGTCGCGGACCTGCCCGCCGGACCGCGGCTGGTCGTGGACATCGGCGGCGGCTCCACCGAGCTGGTGCTCGGCGAGGTGACGCCGACCCATCGGATCAGCCTGGACATGGGTTCGGTGCGCCTGACGGAGCGCCACCTCGTGACGGACCCGCCCACCGCAGCCGAGATCGACGCGGCCATCGCCGAGATCGATGCCCAGCTGGACCGGGCCTGCGCCGAAGTTCCCTTGGACCAGGCGGCCTCGCTGGTGGGTGTGGCCGGCACCGTGACCACTGTCACGGCCGTGGCCGCCGGGATCCAGGACTATCGTCCCGACGTCACCCACGGGGCCGTCATGACCCTCGACGAGGTGCGCGGGATCTGCCGCACGCTGCTCGCCGAGACCCGCGCCGAACGGTCGCTGCGGAAGGTCATCCACCCAGGTCGCGTCGATGTCATCGGTGCCGGAGCGCTGATCTGGTCGCGCATCGTCAACCGCGTCTCGGAAGCCGGGACGATCACCTCCGCGCGCACCAGCGAGCACGACATCCTGGACGGGATCGCTCTGGATCTGCTGGACCGCGTTCCCTGACCTCGGGCTGTTCATCAGGCGGTCCCTTTTGTGTCAGGGCCTCCACGGTTCTACTCTGTAGATATGACTAATACCTTCGGCGGCAAGCCCCATGTCCTCATCCTCGGAGGCGGTTCCGTCGGTTTGACGACCGCATCCGAGCTGCGCAAGACCCTCGGTGCGGAGGTCGCGATCACCGTCGTCGACCCGCGTCCATACATGACCTACGCGCCCTTCCTCCCCGAGGTCGGCGCCGGCAGCATCGACCCGCGCAACGTCCTCGCGCCCCTGCGCAAGGTGCTCCCGGGCGCCAAGGTCGTCACCGGTTCGGTCTCCGCGATCCGCAGCGCCGAGAACACCGTCGTGGTGGATCTCGAGGAGGACGAGCAGCTCGAGATCGCCTACGACTACCTGGTCGTCGGTCTCGGTGCCGTGCCCCGCCTGCTGCCCATCCCGGGCCTCGCGGAGAACGCGATCGGCTTCAAGCAGGTGGAGGAGGCGACCGCAGTGCGCGACCGTGTCCTCGCCAACCTCGCCGAGGCGGCGACCACGAAGGACCCCGCGGTCCGCAAGCGCCTGCTGACCTTCACCTTCATCGGTGGCGGCTTCGCCGGCGGCGAGGCTGTCGCCGAGGCCGAGGACATGGTCCGGGACGCCCTGCGCTACTACCCCGACCTCCACGCCTCGGACATCCGTTTCGTGCTCGTCGACGGCGCGCCGTTCATCTTCCCCGAGCTCACCGAGGACCAGCGCGCCTACGTGCTGAACCAGCTGCGTGAGCGCGGTATCGAGGTCAAGCTCGAGACCTTCCTGAACTCCGCCGAGAACGGCGTGATCAAGACCAGCGACGGCGACGAGTTCGAGACCGATCTGCTGGTCTGGAACGCCGGTGTGAAGCCCGCCCCGGTGCTTTCGGACTCGGAGATCTCGGACCTCCCGGTCGTCACCGAGCGCGGCCCCCTGATGGGCAAGCTCGAGGCGCTCGCGGACCTCCGGGTCAACGGCGCCGACGGCCCGTTGGACAATGTCTTCGCCGCCGGCGACTGCGCCGCAGTGCCGGACCTCGCCTCGGGCGAGGGCAAGTTCTGCCCGCCCAACGCACAGCACGCCGTCCGTCAGGCCAAGCGCCTGGCAGACAACATCGCGCGCTCCGTCCAGGGTCGCCCGCTGGTGGACTACTACCACCGCAACCTCGGCGTGATGGCCACCCTCGGCATGTACAAGGGCGTGTGCCGCCTGCAGCTGGGGGAGAAGGAAGTCGACGTCCGCGGTCTGCCGGCATGGGCGATGGCCCGCTCGTACCACGTGTACGCGATGCCGACCATCGGTCGGAAGGCCTCCGTGATCGCGGGCTGGGCGACCAACCTGATCTCGCGCCGCGACATCATCGGCATCCCCGAGGCCGAGACGCCGCGCGCAGCCTTCGAGTACGCCGCGAGCACCGGCAAGAAGAAGTGAGCCGGGCGGCCGGCCCCGCCTGAGCGGGGGCTCCCGGCCCGAGGGATCGAACGCTGCCGCACACGCGCT
Encoded proteins:
- the eno gene encoding phosphopyruvate hydratase, with translation MAALIDALLAREILDSRGNPTVEVEILLDDGTFARAAVPSGASTGAFEAVERRDGDKSRYLGKGVRDAVDAVVADIQPKILGMDVQEQRAIDAAMLELDGTANKGTIGANAILGVSLAVARAAADSAGVPLYQYVGGPNAHILPVPMMNILNGGSHADSNVDIQEFMIAPIGAETFSEAMRVGAEVYHALKAVLKERGLATGLGDEGGFAPNLESNRAALDLIVEAIGNAGYTAGKDVALALDVAASEFFEDGAYTFEGAKKTSAELVEYYAELVDAYPLVSIEDPLDEDDWEGWKAMTDRLGAKIQVVGDDLFVTNPERLSRGIAEGSANSLLVKVNQIGSLSETLDAVDLAHRAGFTAMMSHRSGETEDTTIADLAVATNCGQIKSGAPARGERIAKYNQLLRIEEELGEAARYAGASAFPRFSA
- a CDS encoding NAD(P)/FAD-dependent oxidoreductase, translating into MTNTFGGKPHVLILGGGSVGLTTASELRKTLGAEVAITVVDPRPYMTYAPFLPEVGAGSIDPRNVLAPLRKVLPGAKVVTGSVSAIRSAENTVVVDLEEDEQLEIAYDYLVVGLGAVPRLLPIPGLAENAIGFKQVEEATAVRDRVLANLAEAATTKDPAVRKRLLTFTFIGGGFAGGEAVAEAEDMVRDALRYYPDLHASDIRFVLVDGAPFIFPELTEDQRAYVLNQLRERGIEVKLETFLNSAENGVIKTSDGDEFETDLLVWNAGVKPAPVLSDSEISDLPVVTERGPLMGKLEALADLRVNGADGPLDNVFAAGDCAAVPDLASGEGKFCPPNAQHAVRQAKRLADNIARSVQGRPLVDYYHRNLGVMATLGMYKGVCRLQLGEKEVDVRGLPAWAMARSYHVYAMPTIGRKASVIAGWATNLISRRDIIGIPEAETPRAAFEYAASTGKKK
- a CDS encoding exopolyphosphatase, which gives rise to MSAPVAAIDCGTNSIRLLIARRDEASGTVIDLERRLEMVRLGLGVDRTGRFDPVAVERTLEAARRFRALIEHHGVATQDVRFVATSATRDASNRDLFIEGIHEILGIVPEVISGQEEAALSFRGAVSTVADLPAGPRLVVDIGGGSTELVLGEVTPTHRISLDMGSVRLTERHLVTDPPTAAEIDAAIAEIDAQLDRACAEVPLDQAASLVGVAGTVTTVTAVAAGIQDYRPDVTHGAVMTLDEVRGICRTLLAETRAERSLRKVIHPGRVDVIGAGALIWSRIVNRVSEAGTITSARTSEHDILDGIALDLLDRVP
- a CDS encoding FtsB family cell division protein translates to MALLVIALAALVPTVNTYVAQRQKLSELQSQVSQQEQQVESLREQVARWDDPTYVAARARERLLFAMPGETQYRLTDTSGSDVPLTEAEQAAEAAKEGEWFSVLWESVEGSSRLTPEDIPDETGSTDDDVSEQNPADDTTDQDTDQ
- a CDS encoding DUF501 domain-containing protein; the protein is MTTLAPLPYESPATEQDHAVMRTQLGREMRGVISIARRCACGRPAVVRTSPRLEDGTPFPTSLYLTLPWLTLEISRLEATGLMAELTARVEQDSELAAAYRDAHERYLARRAEIGDAAEVRHVSAGGMPTRVKCLHALAGQALAEGTGTNPIADEVLVMIEGVLPELLCRCDDVEEA